A window of Chitinophagales bacterium contains these coding sequences:
- a CDS encoding NAD(P)H-hydrate dehydratase: MKIYRAEQIRQWDQYTITHEPVASIDLMERAAQACLDWMEQEGLLTSFPPVFIFCGKGNNGGDGLALARLLLSRKIPTSTYILEFGNLGTPDFQTNLARLHPLNGHIHFLQEESQFPTIPIGTLVVDALYGSGMNRPLEGLSAALVHHLNTSNCPIISIDIPSGLSVDQSSKGNTAIWATHTLCFQTLKPALLVPENGLHVGQVTVLDIGLHPGFEETTTPAFTLVTLKIASGLLKKRDRYAHKGNFGHASLLAGSTGSMGAAVLAARACLRSGAGKLTCYVPATGLDILQIAVPEAMVRVSGSGNEIEGYYPLADHQGLGIGPAIGLGEKQRDLFRQVCNTHLRPMVIDADALTLLGKYPELWEFVPRDSILTPHPGEWERLFGKTANDFERIAKTREVAERRQMNIVLKGHYSFIALPDGSAWFNSTGNPGMATAGSGDVLTGILTALLAQGYTSGEATLLGVFLHGLAGDMALETGSEPSLIASDLIDHIGAAYSLLTSPDEGIIEL, translated from the coding sequence ATGAAGATCTACCGTGCGGAGCAAATCCGGCAGTGGGATCAATATACAATTACCCACGAACCTGTAGCCTCCATTGACCTGATGGAAAGGGCCGCTCAGGCCTGTCTGGACTGGATGGAACAGGAAGGTTTGCTGACATCCTTTCCACCGGTATTTATTTTTTGTGGCAAAGGAAACAATGGTGGTGATGGCCTGGCCCTGGCCCGGTTATTATTATCCAGAAAAATTCCCACCTCCACGTATATTCTTGAATTTGGTAACCTGGGTACTCCCGATTTTCAAACCAATCTGGCACGGCTACATCCACTCAACGGACATATTCATTTCCTTCAGGAAGAATCACAATTTCCCACTATACCAATCGGGACCCTGGTAGTAGATGCTTTGTATGGCTCGGGAATGAACCGTCCTCTTGAGGGATTGAGCGCTGCCCTCGTTCATCATCTCAATACATCCAATTGCCCCATCATTTCCATCGATATACCAAGTGGCTTATCGGTTGACCAGTCCTCAAAGGGAAACACCGCAATTTGGGCCACTCATACCCTTTGTTTTCAAACCCTGAAACCTGCCCTGCTCGTCCCGGAAAACGGGCTTCATGTTGGTCAGGTAACCGTATTGGATATCGGTCTTCATCCCGGGTTTGAAGAGACCACCACGCCTGCATTTACGCTGGTTACCCTCAAGATCGCCTCCGGTTTGTTAAAGAAACGCGACAGGTATGCCCATAAAGGAAATTTCGGTCATGCTTCCCTGTTAGCCGGAAGTACCGGGAGCATGGGTGCGGCTGTACTGGCGGCCAGGGCCTGCCTGCGGTCTGGTGCGGGGAAACTAACCTGCTATGTACCGGCTACGGGTCTGGATATACTTCAAATAGCGGTCCCAGAAGCCATGGTCAGGGTGAGTGGTTCCGGCAATGAGATCGAAGGTTACTATCCTTTGGCTGACCACCAGGGGTTGGGGATCGGACCAGCGATCGGGCTTGGAGAAAAACAAAGGGACCTGTTTCGGCAGGTATGTAATACCCATCTTCGGCCCATGGTCATTGATGCCGATGCCTTGACACTTTTGGGAAAATACCCTGAACTCTGGGAATTTGTACCCCGCGATTCCATCCTAACCCCACACCCGGGCGAATGGGAGCGGCTTTTTGGGAAAACCGCCAACGATTTTGAACGGATAGCCAAAACACGAGAGGTAGCTGAACGGCGGCAAATGAATATTGTTTTAAAAGGTCATTATAGCTTTATCGCCCTGCCGGACGGCTCAGCCTGGTTCAATTCCACCGGAAACCCGGGTATGGCCACTGCCGGTAGCGGCGATGTCCTAACCGGAATTCTGACCGCGTTACTGGCACAAGGCTATACCTCCGGGGAGGCGACCCTGCTGGGGGTTTTCCTTCATGGATTAGCCGGGGACATGGCTTTAGAGACCGGATCCGAACCCTCCCTGATTGCCAGCGACCTGATTGACCATATCGGTGCCGCCTATTCCCTGCTTACCAGTCCGGATGAGGGGATAATTGAGCTATAA
- a CDS encoding sodium-translocating pyrophosphatase, whose product MDKLIYVVPLMAVIGLLYTYVKFKWVAKQDAGTDRMKEISTYIANGAMAFLRAEWKILGYFVVIVAILLGIMASANPSSHWSISIAFVIGAVFSATAGYIGMRIATKSNVRTAQAARTSLSKALNVSFTGGSVMGLGVAGLAVLGLGSLFIILKMIFVPDGASVNGPEMVRAIEVLTGFSLGAESIALFARVGGGIYTKAADVGADLVGKVEAGIPEDDPRNPATIADNVGDNVGDVAGMGADLFGSYVATVLATMVLGQETIAHDDQFGGLSPILLPMLIAGVGILFSIVGTWFVRISENAGINTSTVQKALNMGNWGSIVLTAIASIFLVQFILPETLTLRGHDFTKWGVLGAIAVGLVVGTLMSIITEYYTAMGKRPVLTIVRQSGTGHATNVIGGLAVGMESTMLPILVLAGGIWGSYYCAGLYGVAIAAAGMMATTAMQLAIDAFGPIADNAGGIAEMSELPPDVREKTDVLDAVGNTTAATGKGFAIASAALTALALFAAFVGVAGIDGIDIYKADVLASLFVGGMIPFIFSSLAIQAVGQAAMSMVEEVRRQFKTIPGIMEGTGKPEYEKCVAISTDASIKKMLAPGAITIISPLIIGFVLGPEALGGFLAGATVSGVLMGMFQNNAGGAWDNAKKSFEKGVEINGETYYKKSEPHKASVTGDTVGDPFKDTSGPSMNILIKLMSIVSLVIAPTLAQVHGTGGSHHGTTAKEVKVDKINVETNPSVTVQYPSK is encoded by the coding sequence ATGGATAAATTGATCTACGTCGTTCCCCTGATGGCCGTGATCGGCCTTCTCTACACTTATGTGAAATTCAAGTGGGTAGCTAAGCAGGATGCAGGCACCGACCGTATGAAAGAGATCAGCACCTATATTGCCAATGGTGCTATGGCCTTTCTCCGTGCCGAATGGAAGATCCTCGGTTATTTTGTTGTGATCGTGGCGATCCTGTTAGGGATCATGGCTTCGGCAAACCCCAGTTCGCACTGGTCCATCTCCATCGCTTTTGTCATTGGCGCTGTATTTAGCGCTACTGCAGGTTATATCGGTATGCGGATCGCTACCAAGAGTAATGTGCGTACGGCCCAGGCCGCCCGTACCAGTCTGAGCAAAGCCCTGAACGTATCTTTTACCGGAGGTTCGGTAATGGGACTGGGTGTTGCCGGATTGGCCGTACTTGGATTGGGTAGCCTGTTCATTATCTTAAAAATGATCTTTGTTCCGGATGGTGCTTCGGTAAATGGTCCTGAAATGGTCCGTGCCATTGAAGTATTGACCGGTTTTTCATTAGGAGCCGAATCCATCGCCCTCTTTGCCCGTGTAGGTGGTGGTATCTATACCAAAGCGGCCGATGTAGGTGCTGACCTCGTAGGTAAAGTAGAAGCCGGTATCCCCGAAGATGATCCCCGCAACCCCGCCACCATTGCCGATAACGTAGGCGACAACGTGGGTGATGTGGCAGGTATGGGTGCCGACCTTTTCGGATCCTATGTAGCCACCGTTCTGGCCACCATGGTACTTGGTCAGGAAACCATTGCCCATGATGACCAGTTTGGCGGATTATCCCCCATCCTGCTCCCGATGCTGATCGCGGGCGTAGGTATACTTTTCTCTATAGTAGGAACCTGGTTTGTTCGTATCTCCGAAAATGCCGGTATCAATACCTCTACTGTCCAGAAGGCCCTGAACATGGGTAACTGGGGCTCGATCGTATTGACCGCCATTGCTTCAATATTCCTGGTGCAATTCATTCTTCCCGAAACCCTGACCCTGCGTGGTCATGACTTTACCAAATGGGGTGTCCTTGGCGCTATCGCCGTAGGTCTGGTTGTGGGTACCTTAATGAGCATCATTACCGAATACTATACTGCCATGGGCAAACGCCCGGTATTGACCATCGTCCGTCAATCGGGTACTGGTCATGCCACCAATGTAATTGGCGGACTCGCTGTGGGCATGGAATCAACCATGTTACCTATCCTGGTTCTTGCCGGTGGTATCTGGGGCTCCTATTACTGTGCTGGCCTGTATGGCGTAGCCATTGCAGCAGCCGGTATGATGGCCACTACAGCTATGCAATTGGCTATCGATGCCTTTGGGCCAATCGCTGATAATGCCGGTGGTATCGCTGAAATGAGCGAATTACCTCCTGATGTTCGCGAAAAAACAGACGTACTGGATGCTGTAGGAAATACAACTGCAGCCACTGGTAAAGGATTTGCGATCGCCTCCGCTGCCCTCACCGCCCTGGCACTCTTTGCCGCTTTTGTTGGCGTAGCAGGTATTGATGGCATTGATATTTATAAAGCCGATGTATTGGCCTCCCTCTTTGTAGGAGGTATGATACCCTTCATATTCTCTTCTCTGGCAATTCAGGCGGTAGGACAAGCCGCTATGAGCATGGTGGAAGAGGTAAGACGCCAGTTCAAAACCATTCCGGGTATCATGGAAGGAACCGGAAAACCGGAATACGAAAAATGCGTGGCCATCTCTACCGATGCCTCCATTAAGAAAATGCTTGCACCTGGCGCTATCACGATCATCTCCCCATTGATCATCGGCTTTGTACTCGGACCCGAAGCATTGGGAGGATTTCTTGCCGGTGCTACGGTGAGTGGTGTGTTAATGGGAATGTTCCAAAATAATGCCGGTGGTGCATGGGACAATGCCAAGAAATCATTTGAAAAAGGGGTTGAGATCAATGGCGAAACCTATTACAAAAAATCAGAACCACATAAAGCCTCTGTTACAGGTGATACCGTAGGTGATCCGTTTAAAGACACCTCCGGCCCTTCAATGAACATCCTGAT
- a CDS encoding Bax inhibitor-1/YccA family protein, with the protein MDYQSPNHSQQTQIVLPQVGEQATVKNFMANVFTFMFIALGISALVAYMFANNQEWIVALASNKILFYAVMFAPLGFVLLMSFGYSRLSAPLMVTLFLVYAAINGITFGFILLVYSIGSVVACFLSASAMFGVMAFMGYTTKKDLTSFGRIMFMGLIGIIIASVINIFLGSSTMDYIISFIGVMVFTGLTAYDVQKLKRIGEGIEMEGTPAVEVRKRSIMGALTLYLDFINLFLMLLRLFGGRRD; encoded by the coding sequence ATGGATTATCAATCGCCTAATCATTCGCAGCAGACTCAAATAGTTCTCCCCCAGGTGGGCGAACAAGCTACCGTTAAAAATTTCATGGCGAATGTGTTCACGTTCATGTTTATCGCGCTCGGGATATCTGCCCTGGTCGCCTATATGTTTGCCAATAACCAGGAATGGATCGTCGCACTGGCCAGTAACAAGATCCTTTTCTACGCCGTCATGTTTGCGCCACTGGGTTTTGTATTACTGATGTCGTTTGGATATTCCCGGCTTTCCGCACCGCTTATGGTGACCTTGTTCCTCGTGTATGCGGCCATCAATGGAATCACTTTTGGATTTATTCTTCTTGTATATAGCATCGGATCGGTGGTTGCCTGCTTTTTATCCGCCTCCGCTATGTTCGGCGTTATGGCCTTTATGGGATATACCACCAAAAAAGACCTGACCTCCTTTGGCCGGATCATGTTTATGGGACTGATCGGTATCATTATCGCCTCTGTGATCAATATCTTCCTGGGCAGCAGTACCATGGATTATATTATCAGTTTTATCGGTGTCATGGTCTTTACCGGACTGACCGCTTACGATGTACAAAAACTGAAACGTATTGGTGAAGGCATTGAAATGGAAGGAACCCCAGCCGTTGAAGTGCGCAAACGTTCCATCATGGGTGCATTGACCCTCTATCTTGACTTCATTAACCTGTTCCTCATGTTGCTGCGTCTTTTTGGTGGAAGACGGGATTGA
- the serA gene encoding phosphoglycerate dehydrogenase, translated as MSTSQGKTSYPKDKIRILFLENISDTAVKNFKVHGYDGVEKISKALTEEELIKEIRDVHILGIRSKTQITARVLEAANKLQAIGCFCIGVNQVDLRKATEKGVVVFNAPYSNTRSVAELVIGLAIMLIRRIPDKNKAAHEGIWMKDAKGSFELRGKTLGIIGYGNIGSQVSVLAESIGMKVLFYDVETKLPLGNATDAKSLKELVSKSDVITLHVPENSQTQNIINKNLLKHFKKGAILINYARGTVVDLEALRKGILDGHIGGAAVDVFPWEPEKNGDRFQTPLQDLPNVILTPHIGGSTEEAQQNIGEDVSAKLHNYLEKGITFGSHTVPALALPPQEGAHRILHIHRNVPGVLSAINTQLSKHNINIVGQYLKTNDSIGYVVLDVDKNISGRALTLLREVKETIKVRMLY; from the coding sequence ATGAGTACTTCACAGGGAAAAACAAGTTATCCCAAAGACAAGATCCGCATTTTATTCCTGGAGAATATCAGCGATACAGCGGTAAAGAATTTCAAAGTTCATGGTTATGACGGGGTTGAAAAAATCAGCAAGGCCCTGACCGAAGAAGAGCTGATCAAAGAGATCAGGGATGTTCATATTCTGGGTATTCGATCCAAGACTCAAATCACTGCCAGGGTATTGGAAGCGGCCAATAAATTACAAGCCATTGGCTGTTTTTGTATTGGGGTTAACCAGGTTGATTTGCGTAAAGCGACTGAAAAAGGGGTAGTTGTTTTTAACGCCCCCTATTCCAATACACGATCGGTTGCAGAATTGGTCATCGGGCTGGCGATCATGTTGATCCGGCGTATACCCGATAAGAACAAAGCCGCTCATGAAGGCATCTGGATGAAAGATGCCAAAGGGAGTTTTGAACTCAGGGGAAAAACACTGGGAATTATCGGGTACGGAAACATCGGAAGCCAGGTCAGTGTATTGGCTGAATCCATTGGCATGAAAGTGTTGTTTTATGATGTAGAGACCAAACTTCCATTGGGAAATGCCACGGATGCAAAATCATTAAAGGAACTCGTCAGTAAATCGGATGTGATAACGCTTCATGTACCGGAGAACAGCCAGACACAAAATATCATCAATAAGAATTTATTAAAGCATTTCAAAAAGGGTGCGATCCTGATCAACTATGCAAGAGGAACGGTAGTTGACCTCGAGGCTTTGCGCAAAGGCATACTTGATGGACATATTGGCGGCGCGGCGGTGGATGTTTTCCCCTGGGAACCCGAAAAAAATGGCGATCGTTTTCAAACACCTTTGCAAGATCTGCCCAATGTCATCCTGACCCCGCATATTGGTGGCTCTACCGAAGAAGCGCAACAAAATATCGGAGAAGATGTAAGCGCCAAATTGCACAATTACCTGGAGAAAGGAATCACCTTTGGCTCCCATACCGTTCCTGCTCTGGCCCTTCCCCCACAGGAAGGCGCGCACAGGATCCTCCATATTCACCGCAATGTACCGGGTGTACTCTCGGCCATCAACACCCAATTATCCAAACACAATATCAACATTGTTGGCCAATACCTGAAGACCAATGACAGCATCGGGTATGTGGTGCTGGATGTCGATAAGAATATCTCCGGCCGGGCCCTTACTTTACTACGTGAGGTAAAAGAAACGATCAAAGTGAGAATGCTCTATTAG
- a CDS encoding beta-lactamase family protein, which yields MKNNLIIAALLGIIWAGCTVSGRDKHPDTLSPTLAYTDPASTANYAKYHDLVADFMKANLLQRGFNGAILVAKDSTVVYETYHGRIDLRKKDSIHEHTAFHIASTSKTMTGMAMLQLVEQGLVKLDQPLEEFFPGFPYPGVTVRLLLTHRSGIPNYLYFLEKGKWNKQIRISNQGVLDALYSMKPGKESRPNSRFSYCNTNYVLLALIIEKVTGQPYPVYMKEKIFTPLGMTDTYVYTPDMETTVTPSFQYNGALWRLDFADDTYGDKNIYSTPSDLLKWSLAVHGKEVVNDSMLQLALTPHSLERPSMHNYGLGWRMITLPNKKTVYYHNGRWHGNNSAFAYLPEEKVTIIIVGNKYNSNIYRTARKAYDIFGQYLQDNEEDAGEESLMVQAEEKPGDMGSPAPLVAKKD from the coding sequence TTGAAAAACAATCTGATTATAGCCGCCCTCCTGGGCATAATATGGGCAGGATGCACGGTCTCCGGAAGGGACAAGCATCCTGATACACTCTCCCCCACCCTGGCCTATACCGATCCCGCCTCCACCGCCAACTACGCAAAATATCATGACCTGGTTGCGGATTTTATGAAAGCCAACCTGCTTCAACGCGGCTTTAATGGAGCCATCCTCGTGGCCAAGGATTCAACAGTGGTTTATGAAACCTATCATGGCCGGATTGACCTGCGTAAAAAAGACAGCATTCACGAGCATACTGCTTTTCATATTGCCTCCACGTCAAAGACCATGACTGGTATGGCCATGCTTCAATTGGTAGAACAAGGCCTGGTAAAACTGGATCAACCGCTGGAAGAATTCTTCCCGGGTTTTCCTTACCCCGGCGTAACGGTTCGGTTGTTATTGACGCATCGAAGCGGCATACCCAACTACCTGTATTTTTTGGAGAAAGGAAAATGGAACAAACAAATCCGGATCAGTAACCAGGGCGTACTGGATGCACTGTATAGCATGAAACCGGGTAAGGAATCAAGACCGAATTCAAGGTTCAGCTATTGCAATACGAATTATGTCCTGCTTGCCCTGATCATTGAAAAGGTCACTGGTCAACCATATCCGGTCTATATGAAGGAAAAGATCTTCACGCCGCTGGGTATGACCGATACATATGTGTATACCCCCGACATGGAAACAACGGTCACCCCAAGTTTCCAATATAATGGCGCCTTGTGGAGACTTGATTTTGCCGATGACACTTACGGAGATAAAAATATTTACAGCACCCCATCCGATCTTTTAAAATGGAGCCTCGCCGTACATGGCAAGGAGGTTGTCAACGATTCCATGCTTCAATTGGCGCTTACACCCCATAGCCTGGAAAGACCTTCGATGCATAATTATGGTTTGGGCTGGAGAATGATCACCCTTCCCAATAAGAAGACCGTTTATTACCACAATGGCCGTTGGCATGGGAATAACAGTGCCTTTGCTTATTTGCCGGAAGAAAAAGTAACGATCATCATTGTAGGCAATAAATACAACAGCAATATTTACCGCACAGCGCGTAAGGCCTATGACATCTTTGGTCAATACCTGCAAGACAACGAGGAGGATGCAGGGGAAGAATCGCTGATGGTTCAGGCCGAGGAAAAACCGGGTGATATGGGCTCTCCGGCACCCCTGGTAGCCAAAAAGGATTAA
- a CDS encoding NAD(P)/FAD-dependent oxidoreductase: protein MKVVIAGGGFGGLRLARKLNNKPGVEVLLVDRFNYHQFQPLFYQVATAGLDASNISFPLRKAFHNSRNVKFRLADILEIRSAGKVLVTDKEEISYDVLVLATGADTNFFGNSGLGEKAFPMKSTVEALQIRHRLIQNFEDALRVTDPEELQRLMNIVVVGGGPTGVELSGALAEMKRYVLPKDYPELDFTKMNIYLLEGSGKTLGTMSEASSRQSKEYLEKLGVNLLTGTLVKDYDGKDVFLQEGGTIPSGLVIWAAGIKGNVPGGIGENELVRGNRIRVNRYCEVVGHDGIYAVGDLAYMETPLYPNGHPQVAQGAIQMADLIAGNLLRALKGRSDKKEFEYVDKGSMATVGRNLAVVDLSKPKWHFGGFPAWMVWMGLHLMLILGVKNRLFVFLNWLYNYITYDQNLRLLFREFYRDKKVSQ from the coding sequence ATGAAAGTAGTGATTGCAGGGGGTGGATTTGGTGGTTTGCGATTGGCTCGGAAGTTGAACAATAAACCGGGAGTAGAGGTTTTGCTGGTAGACCGATTCAATTATCACCAGTTTCAGCCCTTATTTTATCAGGTGGCGACAGCCGGATTGGATGCGAGCAATATTTCCTTTCCCTTGCGCAAGGCATTTCACAATAGCCGGAATGTCAAATTCCGATTGGCGGATATTCTGGAAATAAGGTCAGCAGGCAAGGTATTGGTGACCGACAAGGAAGAGATCAGTTATGATGTGTTGGTATTGGCAACAGGCGCGGATACAAATTTCTTTGGTAATAGTGGATTAGGGGAAAAGGCCTTTCCGATGAAGTCAACAGTGGAGGCTTTACAGATACGGCACCGGCTGATACAGAATTTTGAGGATGCCCTGCGGGTAACCGATCCCGAAGAATTGCAACGGCTGATGAATATTGTAGTTGTAGGCGGGGGGCCAACCGGTGTTGAACTTTCGGGTGCCCTGGCTGAAATGAAACGCTACGTATTACCCAAGGATTATCCCGAATTGGATTTTACCAAGATGAATATCTACCTGCTTGAGGGTTCGGGAAAGACGCTCGGAACCATGTCTGAAGCCTCCTCCAGGCAATCCAAAGAATATCTTGAAAAGCTGGGTGTTAACTTGTTAACCGGTACATTGGTTAAAGATTATGATGGGAAAGATGTTTTCCTGCAGGAAGGAGGAACAATTCCTTCCGGGTTAGTAATCTGGGCGGCAGGCATCAAGGGAAATGTACCAGGCGGTATCGGGGAAAATGAATTGGTCAGAGGAAACCGTATTCGTGTAAACCGTTATTGTGAGGTGGTAGGTCATGATGGAATATATGCAGTTGGAGACCTGGCCTATATGGAGACCCCGCTTTATCCCAATGGACATCCCCAGGTAGCACAAGGTGCGATTCAGATGGCGGACCTTATTGCGGGGAATTTGTTGCGTGCCTTGAAAGGAAGAAGCGATAAAAAAGAGTTTGAATATGTAGACAAAGGATCCATGGCAACAGTGGGAAGGAACCTGGCAGTGGTTGACCTTTCAAAACCCAAATGGCATTTTGGTGGGTTTCCAGCCTGGATGGTGTGGATGGGCCTGCATCTGATGTTGATCTTAGGTGTGAAGAACCGCCTGTTTGTTTTTCTCAACTGGCTGTATAATTATATTACTTACGACCAGAATTTGCGTTTGTTATTTCGGGAGTTTTATCGAGATAAGAAGGTTAGCCAATAG
- the gyrA gene encoding DNA gyrase subunit A — MDESLVPQETNDQDRIIPVNIEEQMKTAYIDYSMSVIVGRALPDVRDGFKPVHRRILFAMNELGINFNRPFKKSARIVGEVLGKYHPHGDTAVYDAMVRMAQDWNMRYPLIDKQGNFGTQDGDGPAAMRYTEARLKRLAESLLDDIEKDTVDFQFNFDDTEKEPTVLPSRIPQLLINGSSGIAVGMATNMMPHNLSEVIDGCIAYIDDREITVEGLMQHVKGPDFPTGGIIYGMEGVKAAMHFGRGRVVLRGKLHVDTKPSGREQVIITEVPYQVSRDTLTERIGALVNEKVIDGIAHVNNESNEKEGTRIVIDLKRDAIANVIINQLYKHTELQTSYGINNVALVKGRPRTLNVRDLISEFIEFRHEVVVRRTKYELAEAEKKAHLLLGYLIALDHLDEVIAMIRASSTPDIAKENLVNAGWGLDEIQAKAILELRLQRLTGMERDKIREEYDELMKLIAYLKDLLSDEAKRFEIIKAELIEIKDKFGDERKTEITYLDDEVKIKDLIKEEDVVITISHLGYIKRTPAEEYRAQRRGGRGSIGGKTREEDFIEHLFVCSTHHTLLIFTEKGRCYWLNVYEIPEGEKTSKGRAIQNLVQIPPDDKVRAVIDVKDLKDETFVKGHDIVLCTRKGIIKKTELEDFSRPRQTGVNAITIIEGDELLDAKLTDGQCEIMMAVKSGRAIRFPEEKVRPTGRGAIGVAGIDVDEADDAVIGMLCVNPVTEASKTVLVVSEQGYGKRTAVDEYRITNRGGKGVKTINVTEKTGKLVGILGVNDSDDLMITCRSGVTIRMKVADISEQGRATQGVKLIRLDNGDEIAAITRIDEQPGEENGTAGTENLTPDATPGNENPSAE; from the coding sequence ATGGACGAAAGCTTAGTGCCACAGGAAACCAATGATCAGGACCGGATCATTCCGGTCAATATTGAGGAACAGATGAAGACGGCCTATATCGATTATTCGATGTCGGTCATAGTCGGACGCGCCCTGCCGGATGTCCGGGATGGGTTCAAACCCGTCCATCGCCGGATCCTCTTTGCCATGAATGAATTGGGGATCAATTTTAACCGCCCTTTTAAGAAATCAGCCCGTATCGTCGGGGAAGTGTTGGGTAAATACCATCCTCACGGGGACACTGCCGTTTACGACGCCATGGTGCGTATGGCCCAGGATTGGAATATGCGGTACCCGCTGATCGACAAACAGGGAAACTTTGGTACCCAGGATGGAGATGGCCCTGCAGCCATGCGTTATACCGAAGCCAGGCTGAAAAGACTTGCTGAAAGCCTGCTGGATGACATTGAGAAGGATACAGTTGACTTCCAGTTCAACTTTGATGATACCGAAAAGGAACCAACCGTCCTTCCTTCCCGGATACCCCAGTTATTGATCAATGGCTCCAGCGGTATCGCCGTAGGTATGGCCACCAATATGATGCCCCATAACCTGAGCGAAGTGATCGATGGATGTATCGCCTATATTGATGACCGGGAGATCACCGTGGAAGGTTTGATGCAACATGTCAAAGGTCCTGATTTTCCCACCGGGGGTATCATCTATGGAATGGAAGGGGTGAAGGCCGCCATGCATTTTGGGCGGGGCCGGGTCGTACTCCGCGGAAAACTCCATGTCGATACCAAGCCTTCGGGACGTGAGCAGGTGATTATTACCGAAGTGCCCTACCAGGTAAGCCGCGACACCCTTACCGAAAGAATCGGTGCCCTGGTCAATGAAAAGGTGATCGACGGTATAGCCCACGTAAACAACGAATCCAACGAAAAAGAAGGCACCCGGATCGTGATCGACCTGAAAAGGGACGCGATCGCCAATGTCATCATCAACCAACTCTACAAACATACCGAGCTCCAAACCAGCTATGGTATCAATAATGTCGCCCTTGTAAAAGGAAGACCACGGACACTTAATGTCCGGGATCTTATCTCCGAATTCATTGAATTCCGTCATGAGGTAGTGGTTCGCCGAACCAAATACGAACTGGCAGAAGCGGAGAAAAAAGCCCACCTGCTCCTGGGTTACCTCATCGCATTGGATCACCTCGATGAAGTGATCGCGATGATCCGGGCCTCCTCTACGCCGGATATCGCCAAAGAAAACCTGGTCAATGCAGGCTGGGGATTGGATGAAATCCAGGCAAAAGCCATTCTCGAACTTCGTCTCCAACGCCTCACCGGCATGGAGCGTGATAAGATCCGGGAAGAATATGATGAATTGATGAAGCTGATCGCTTACCTGAAAGACCTGTTGTCCGATGAAGCAAAAAGGTTTGAGATCATCAAAGCCGAACTGATCGAGATCAAAGATAAATTTGGGGATGAACGCAAGACCGAGATCACCTACCTCGATGATGAAGTAAAAATAAAGGACCTGATCAAAGAAGAGGATGTAGTGATCACCATTTCCCACCTCGGTTATATCAAACGCACCCCTGCCGAAGAATACCGGGCCCAGCGTCGCGGAGGAAGAGGATCAATTGGAGGTAAAACGAGGGAAGAAGATTTTATCGAACACCTCTTTGTCTGCTCTACCCACCATACCCTGCTGATCTTTACAGAGAAAGGACGTTGTTATTGGTTGAATGTGTATGAGATTCCGGAAGGGGAGAAGACCAGTAAAGGACGCGCCATACAGAACCTGGTGCAGATACCCCCGGATGATAAGGTACGTGCGGTAATTGATGTAAAAGACCTGAAAGATGAAACCTTTGTAAAAGGCCATGATATTGTGCTTTGCACCCGGAAAGGGATCATCAAGAAAACGGAACTGGAAGACTTTAGCCGTCCGCGCCAGACCGGTGTCAATGCCATCACCATTATAGAAGGCGATGAATTGCTGGATGCGAAACTTACCGATGGCCAGTGCGAGATCATGATGGCCGTGAAGAGCGGCAGGGCGATTCGATTCCCCGAAGAAAAAGTTCGACCCACCGGACGTGGTGCCATTGGTGTTGCAGGGATTGATGTGGATGAAGCCGATGATGCGGTTATCGGAATGCTATGTGTAAATCCTGTAACGGAAGCATCTAAGACTGTATTGGTGGTGAGCGAACAAGGGTACGGAAAAAGGACAGCCGTGGATGAATACCGGATTACCAATCGGGGAGGAAAAGGCGTGAAAACGATCAACGTAACCGAAAAAACTGGTAAATTGGTCGGGATACTTGGCGTCAACGATTCGGATGACCTGATGATCACTTGCCGTAGCGGAGTGACCATCCGGATGAAAGTAGCTGACATCAGTGAACAGGGAAGGGCCACCCAGGGTGTTAAATTGATCCGTCTGGATAATGGCGATGAGATCGCCGCCATCACCCGGATCGACGAACAACCCGGAGAAGAAAATGGGACTGCCGGCACCGAGAATCTGACACCTGACGCAACCCCTGGAAACGAAAATCCATCTGCTGAGTGA